CAGCGGACGACGCATTGCTCGACGGCGGCCTGAACCTGCGCGCGCCTTGTCACGTCGAATTGCATCGGCCAGACCCGCCCGGCCTCGGCCTGGCTCGTCGATAAGTGATACGCCGCTGCGACACGCCAGCCTTGCGCGGCGAACTCCGCGACCAGCGCCCGCCCCAGACCGCCGGCGGCGCCCGTGATAAGAACGGTTCGTTCGCTGGATGTGGTCGAATCCATTCGATGAAATGGTGCTGCCATCAGTCTGACGGAGACCGGGTGGAAGGTTCTACGCCGGCGCGATCGCCCATTCGCCGTCGATCAGCGAGGCGTGGACATCGCCACAATGGCCCACCACCGCATCGCAGGCTTCATATATCTGTCCCCGGAACGGAATGGCAATCACGTCCGCGCAGGTATCCGCGGCAAGTTCGCCGATCCGGCCGCGCAGTCCCAGCGCCCGCGCGCCATTCACCGTCGCCATTTGCACGATGTGTTCCGACGGCACGTCCGGGTGCACGGCGGCGAAGGACGACATTTCGGCGAACAGGTTCAGCTCCGGCGTCCGCCCCCGCGCCCGGGCCGCGCTGGCGAGGCTGTCAGTGCCAAGGCACAGGTTCACACCGGCGGCGTAAAGTTCCTCCCGGGGAAATTTTTGATGCCCGAAATACGCGTGACTGCGCGGACAATGTGCCACACTCACGCCGCGCCGGCCGAGCAATGCCGCGTCGCCGGACGCCAGGTAATTCGCATGCGCGGCGAGCAGGTTGTCGGCAAGGCATCCGTTGCGTTCGAGGTGTTGCACCGGCGAGCCCCGCCCGCAATCGGACATGTCGCGCCCGTTGCGCTTGAGCCAGTCGAACATTTCGCCACGGGCCTCCATGAACATTGCGAACTCCTCGGCCGACTCCGAGACGTGCACCGTCAGGCCCCAGCCCTTTTCCCGCGCAAGGAGCGCGCTCAGCCGCAGCAATTCCGGGATCGTTGAATAGGGCGCATGCGGCGAGAGCCCCGCGGCGCAGCGCGACACCGGAAGGGATTCGATTTTGTTCGCGGCCTCGCCCAGAATCTGACGCGGTTCACGGCGGCTCCTGACGCCGGTCATTTCCAGAAATGAAATGACCCGCAGCGGCGTGGCCTGTCGGACGTCCGGCAGCAATTCCGGCACAGCCTCGATGTCCGCGACCGTCGTGGTGCCGGTGCGCAGGAGCATTTGCGCGCCGCGCACCCACGACCGGGCGAAGTCGGCGCAAATTTTTCCGCCCTTGGCGGTGGTGATGACTTTGATCCAGTCGGTGAACGATTTCGTCGGCGCGATTTCTTCCGCCAGATCGGTGTAATCGAGATGGCAGTGCGCGTTGACGAGGCCGGGCAGGAGGATGACGTCGCCCAGATCAACGACTTTTTCACGCGTGCCAGAACGCAGGTCGTTCCACGATCCCGCGGCTTGAATGCGATTGCCGGCAACAAACACCGCGCCATTGTCAACGGGCGGGCGTGTAACCGGCAACACGACGCGGGCGCGAAGTAACATGGATCAGTCGGGTTGCAGCAAAGGGGGACAGCCTGGCGCTCCGCTGCCGGCGACGGCGACGTCAGACTTCCGTTTCCTGGCGCTTGCGTTTCACCAGGGCAGCTTCGGTGTGTTTGCGGGCCTTGTATTTGCTCTGGCGTTTGCGAATCTGTTGCTCGATTTTTTTGGTGACGAGGTCAATCGCGGAGTAAAGATCGCTTTCGGCATCCTCGGCAAAGAGATCGGGGCCGGGTACGGCAAGCCGCATGGAGCAGCAGAACTGTCTTTCCGGCGCTTTTCGATGGTCGTGCTCGAGTGTTACGCGCGCGTCGATGGCGAAACGGTCAAGGTGGTCAAGTTTGTTGATGCGGGCGATGATGTGGTCCTCGATCGCTTTGGTCAGGGTCAGATTGTGCGTCGAAAGAATCAATTTCATGGCTGCATGATGGTTTCAATGGAAAGGAAAATCCAGTCAAAGAGCTTTGTATATTTTGCGCAAAACTCCCTTTTGGTTGTCACCGCAACACAAACCGCCGATGCTGGGCGAACGCGCTCCGCAGCGCCCGCGACATCTCGTCCTGCAGCGCCTGCAATTCGCCA
This is a stretch of genomic DNA from Candidatus Angelobacter sp.. It encodes these proteins:
- a CDS encoding amidohydrolase family protein → MLLRARVVLPVTRPPVDNGAVFVAGNRIQAAGSWNDLRSGTREKVVDLGDVILLPGLVNAHCHLDYTDLAEEIAPTKSFTDWIKVITTAKGGKICADFARSWVRGAQMLLRTGTTTVADIEAVPELLPDVRQATPLRVISFLEMTGVRSRREPRQILGEAANKIESLPVSRCAAGLSPHAPYSTIPELLRLSALLAREKGWGLTVHVSESAEEFAMFMEARGEMFDWLKRNGRDMSDCGRGSPVQHLERNGCLADNLLAAHANYLASGDAALLGRRGVSVAHCPRSHAYFGHQKFPREELYAAGVNLCLGTDSLASAARARGRTPELNLFAEMSSFAAVHPDVPSEHIVQMATVNGARALGLRGRIGELAADTCADVIAIPFRGQIYEACDAVVGHCGDVHASLIDGEWAIAPA
- the raiA gene encoding ribosome-associated translation inhibitor RaiA; translated protein: MKLILSTHNLTLTKAIEDHIIARINKLDHLDRFAIDARVTLEHDHRKAPERQFCCSMRLAVPGPDLFAEDAESDLYSAIDLVTKKIEQQIRKRQSKYKARKHTEAALVKRKRQETEV